Proteins encoded by one window of Lathyrus oleraceus cultivar Zhongwan6 chromosome 1, CAAS_Psat_ZW6_1.0, whole genome shotgun sequence:
- the LOC127118813 gene encoding ferredoxin-thioredoxin reductase, variable chain: MMSTTSSTTIATMAAPLPFTNSKIQRSRRIATMIRCDVEGDSSLKIGARVRVKVPLKVYHVPKVPEVDLSGREGNIKQNVSIWKDKRISANFPYKVEFIAEDIQGPRGPLKFVAHLRDDEFELLSE; encoded by the coding sequence ATGATGAGCACCACGAGTAGCACTACAATTGCAACAATGGCGGCTCCGTTGCCGTTCACCAACTCCAAGATTCAGAGAAGCAGAAGAATTGCGACGATGATAAGGTGCGACGTGGAAGGAGATTCATCACTGAAGATTGGAGCGCGTGTTAGGGTAAAGGTTCCTCTGAAAGTGTATCATGTTCCTAAAGTTCCAGAGGTTGATCTCAGCGGCAGAGAAGGTAACATCAAACAGAACGTGTCTATCTGGAAAGATAAGAGAATCTCTGCAAATTTTCCTTACAAGGTTGAGTTTATTGCTGAAGATATTCAAGGTCCTCGTGGTCCTCTCAAGTTCGTTGCGCACCTCAGGGATGATGAATTTGAATTACTCTCCGAGTAA
- the LOC127118803 gene encoding protease Do-like 10, mitochondrial, producing MGRFVRLARNIFSSPALFPHPFKHLRFAPQSPFTAANYFHSVSVIVPNTETQQTNSANSTKPPSLLRVRKKTHSRRNSAFTHTNNNTAVELAFNSVVKIFTVSCSPNYLLPWQNKSQRESMGSGFVILGRKILTNAHVVADHSFVLVRKHGSPNKYRAQVKAVGHECDLALLIVDSDEFWDGMIPLEFGDIPFLQQAVAVVGYPQGGDTISVTKGVVSRVEPTQYVHGASQLMAIQIDAAINPGNSGGPAIMGKKVAGVAFQNLSGAENIGYIIPVPVIKHFISGVEENGKYIGFCSLGLSCQTTENVHLRNHFGMQPGMTGVLVNKINPLSDAYKVLKKDDIILSFDGVPIANDGTVPFRNRERITFDHLVSMKKLNENAVVRVLRDGQEIELSIILQPIQPLVPVHQFDKLPSYYILAGLVFVPLTQPYLHEYGEDWYNASPRRLCERALRELPKKENQQLVILSQVLMDDINAGYERLADLQVLKVNGTEIDNLEHLCQLVENCNTDSLHFDLDDNRVIVLNCEAAKIATSRILKRHRIPSSMSADLINAQSNLQLGVTSSC from the exons ATGGGTAGATTTGTCCGTCTAGCTCGGAATATTTTCTCTTCCCCCGCCTTATTTCCCCATCCTTTCAAACACCTTCGTTTCGCTCCTCAATCACCGTTCACTGCTGCTAATTATTTCCACTCAGTTTCAGTTATTGTTCCCAACACTGAGACCCAACAAACAAATTCCGCAAACTCTACAAAACCGCCATCACTGTTAAGAGTAAGGAAGAAGACTCACTCTCGCCGCAACTCCGCATTCACACATACTAATAATAATACAGCCGTGGAGCTTGCATTCAATTCTGTTGTCAAAATCTTCACCGTTTCATGCAGTCCCAACTACTTACTTCCTTGGCAGAACAAATCCCAGCGCGAATCTATGGGCTCGG GGTTTGTAATTCTGGGCAGAAAGATTCTTACCAATGCTCATGTTGTAGCTGATCATTCATTTGTACTTGTAAGAAAACATGGATCTCCAAATAAGTATAGAGCACAAGTTAAAGCTGTTGGTCATGAATGTGACTTAGCTTTATTAATTGTTGACTCTGATGAATTTTGGGATGGAATGATTCCTTTGGAGTTTGGAGATATTCCTTTTCTGCAACAAGCTGTTGCTGTTGTAGGATACCCTCAAGGAGGTGATACCATTTCAGTCACTAAAGGGGTTGTTTCTAGGGTTGAACCTACACAGTATGTTCACGGTGCGTCACAGCTTATGGCAATACAAATTGATGCAGCCATAAATCCAGGGAATAGTGGTGGTCCGGCTATAATGGGCAAGAAGGTTGCTGGTGTAGCATTCCAAAATCTTTCTGGTGCCGAGAATATTGG TTACATCATACCTGTGCCTGTAATAAAGCATTTTATATCTGGTGTAGAAGAAAATGGAAAATACATTGGATTTTGCTCCCTGGGTTTATCGTGCCAGACTACTGAAAATGTGCATCTCAGAAACCATTTTGGTATGCAACCTGGCATGACTGGGGTCCTTGTAAACAAAATAAACCCACTTTCAGATGCATACAAGGTTTTGAAGAAAGATGATATTATACTTTCATTTGATGGGGTGCCTATAGCAAATGATGGTACAG TTCCTTTCAGAAACAGAGAACGGATAACATTTGATCACTTGGTGTCTATGAAGAAGCTTAATGAAAACGCAGTAGTTAGAGTTCTGCGCGACGGCCAAGAGATTGAACTCAGTATTATTCTCCAACCT ATTCAACCCTTAGTTCCAGTTCACCAGTTCGATAAACTTCCAAGTTATTACATTTTGGCTGGTCTGGTATTTGTTCCACTCACTCAGCCATATCTTCATGAGTATGGGGAGGACTGGTATAATGCTTCACCGCGTCGTTTGTGTGAACGGGCTTTGAGAGAATTGCCCAAGAAAGAAAATCAACAACTTGTTATTTTATCACAG GTCCTGATGGATGATATCAATGCTGGATACGAGCGTCTTGCAGACTTACAG GTTTTGAAGGTTAATGGAACAGAAATCGACAACCTGGAACACTTATGCCAACTTGTTGAAAACTGTAACACAGACAGTTTGCATTTTGATTTGGACGACAATAGAGTCATTGTCTTGAACTGTGAAGCAGCAAAAATCGCCACTTCCAGAATTTTGAAGCGTCACAGAATACCTTCATCAATGTCAGCTGATCTTATTAATGCACAGAGTAATTTGCAATTAGGAGTAACCAGCTCATGTTGA